The proteins below are encoded in one region of Scyliorhinus torazame isolate Kashiwa2021f chromosome 16, sScyTor2.1, whole genome shotgun sequence:
- the LOC140393365 gene encoding kazal-type serine protease inhibitor domain-containing protein 1-like, whose product MMVRSGNLSPVCCPILLLAVSWTVLVSVSAAADSMGYVRRGWHRLLQEGEGCPECEADQCVPPQGCLAGPVRDSCDCCWECGNIEGQICDLDNSNHFYGQCGENLECWLDPGDLRQGEVPEPQCFCLSNQAVCGSDGQTYPQICKFQEAASGNQTSNITLAHEGPCEGVPQIISPPFNIWNITGEDVIFGCEIFAYPMAAIEWRKDGEEMFLPGDDPHISVQFRGGPFKYEVSGWLQIQEIRITDSGVYHCSARNKVGEVSAAASLNVISPDKVSKMETPWRKPQYLVEDYSDDYY is encoded by the exons ATGATGGTGAGATCAGGCAATCTGTCCCCTGTCTGTTGCCCAATTCTACTGCTCGCTGTGAGCTGGACTGTGCTGGTGTCGGTGTCGGCAGCTGCCGACTCCATGGGGTACGTGCGCCGAGGGTGGCACAGGTTATTGCAGGAAGGGGAAGGGTGTCCTGAGTGTGAGGCGGATCAGTGCGTCCCTCCCCAGGGGTGCCTCGCTGGGCCGGTGAGAGACTCCTGCGACTGCTGCTGGGAGTGTGGCAACATTGAGGGGCAAATCTGTGACCTGGATAACAGTAACCATTTCTATGGTCAGTGCGGAGAGAATCTGGAATGTTGGCTGGACCCGGGCGACCTGAGGCAAGGGGAGGTCCCCGAACCCCAGTGTTTTTGTCTATCCAACCAGGCAGTTTGCGGCTCCGATGGACAGACCTACCCACAGATCTGCAAGTTCCAAGAGGCTGCCTCTGGCAATCAAACATCAAACATCACCCTGGCACATGAGGGACCCTGTGAAGGAG tccctcagatTATATCGCCTCCCTTTAACATCTGGAATATCACTGGAGAAGATGTCATTTTTGGTTGTGAGATCTTTGCTTATCCAATGGCGGCTATCGAATGGCGCAAAGATGGGGAGGAAATGTTCCTGCCAGGTGATGACCCCCACATCTCCGTACAG TTTCGAGGAGGACCATTTAAATATGAAGTGTCTGGCTGGCTCCAGATCCAGGAAATCCGGATCACAGATTCTGGAGTGTATCACTGCTCAGCACGGAACAAAGTGGGAGAGGTGTCAGCAGCTGCGAGTCTGAATGTCATCTCACCTG ATAAGGTGTCGAAGATGGAGACtccgtggaggaagcctcagtattTAGTCGAGGATTACTCTGATGACTATTACTGA